The Hevea brasiliensis isolate MT/VB/25A 57/8 chromosome 1, ASM3005281v1, whole genome shotgun sequence genome has a window encoding:
- the LOC110662128 gene encoding dirigent protein 22, producing MASILVLYFILFSTLFSSLNGKFSEQFPLAISTKRMEKMTRLNFYFHDVLSGSSPTAILIAGPSSKMANKFGSTFMIDDPLTEGPEPTSKLVGRAQGMYSLASQHDIGLLMVMDFAFVEGMYNGSTLSILGRNPVLNTVREMPIVGGSGLFRYARGYALARTVSADQKTGNAVVEYNISVVHF from the coding sequence ATGGCTTCTATTCTTGTCTTATATTTCATCCTTTTCTCTACACTCTTTAGCAGTCTTAATGGCAAATTCTCTGAGCAATTCCCTTTAGCCATATCCACAAAACGAATGGAGAAAATGACTCGCCTGAACTTCTACTTCCATGACGTCCTAAGTGGAAGTAGCCCAACAGCCATCCTGATTGCTGGGCCATCGAGTAAGATGGCCAATAAATTTGGCAGTACTTTCATGATTGATGATCCCTTGACGGAAGGACCAGAACCTACTTCAAAGCTTGTGGGACGAGCACAGGGAATGTACAGTTTGGCCTCACAACATGATATTGGGTTGCTGATGGTTATGGACTTTGCATTTGTGGAGGGTATGTATAATGGCAGTACCCTAAGCATTCTTGGCCGTAATCCTGTTCTCAATACGGTGAGGGAAATGCCGATAGTTGGAGGCAGCGGACTTTTCAGGTATGCTCGAGGCTACGCATTGGCAAGGACAGTGTCAGCTGACCAGAAGACAGGAAATGCTGTCgttgaatacaatatttctgttGTGCACTTCTGA
- the LOC110661051 gene encoding scarecrow-like protein 3, with product MAQEDGASSVTSSPLQFFPWMSLSPGYGSQYPWLRELKSEERGLYLIHLLLACANQVAAGSVENANISLEQISHLASADGDTMQRIAAYFTEALADRILKKGWPGLHRALTFTKKSLLSEEILVQRLFFELFPLLKLAYVITNQAIIEAMEGEKMVHIIDLNSFEPAQWIDLLQMLSARPEGPPHLRITGIHEQKEVLDQMALRLTEEAEKLDIPFQFNPIVSKLEDLNIESLRVKTGEALAVSSVLQLHSLLASDDEMLKGNSPSASKNPNSSHLQRVLQINKNQRTLGELLEKDLVHVYSASPDSALSPLSLAPSPKMGCFLSALWGLSPKLMVITEQESNHNGFTLMERVTEALNYYAALFDCLESTVSRVSVERQKVEKMLFGEEIKNIIACEGTNRKERHEKLEKWILRLEMAGFGRVPLSYHGMLQASRLLQSYGYDGYKIKEENGCLVICWHSRPLFSISAWRFRGMIERY from the coding sequence ATGGCTCAGGAGGATGGAGCATCATCCGTAACTTCATCACCTCTTCAGTTCTTTCCCTGGATGTCACTATCTCCAGGATATGGATCACAGTATCCATGGCTTAGGGAGCTGAAATCTGAAGAAAGGGGTTTGTACCTGATTCATCTTCTTCTTGCTTGTGCTAACCAAGTAGCAGCTGGTAGTGTTGAGAATGCAAATATTAGCCTTGAACAGATCTCCCACCTAGCATCTGCAGATGGTGATACCATGCAGCGAATCGCTGCTTACTTCACAGAGGCACTAGCTGATAGGATTCTTAAAAAAGGTTGGCCTGGTTTGCACAGAGCCCTCACTTTCACAAAAAAATCTTTGCTATCTGAGGAAATTCTTGTTCAGAGATTATTCTTTGAGCTCTTTCCCCTTTTAAAGCTTGCATATGTGATCACAAATCAGGCCATTATAGAAGCAATGGAAGGGGAGAAAATGGTACATATTATAGATCTCAATTCATTTGAACCTGCACAATGGATTGATCTCCTTCAAATGTTAAGTGCACGGCCAGAAGGTCCACCCCATTTGAGAATCACTGGTATTCATGAACAGAAAGAAGTTTTAGACCAAATGGCTCTTCGGTTGACCGAAGAAGCTGAAAAGCTGGACATCCCATTTCAGTTCAACCCTATTGTGAGCAAACTAGAGGATCTAAACATTGAAAGTTTGCGTGTCAAAACGGGTGAAGCTCTTGCTGTCAGTTCTGTACTCCAGTTGCACTCTCTGTTGGCATCTGATGATGAAATGCTTAAAGGAAACTCACCATCAGCATCAAAGAATCCAAATTCTAGCCACCTTCAGCGAGTCTTGCAGATAAACAAAAACCAACGTACTTTGGGTGAATTGCTTGAGAAAGATTTAGTCCATGTTTACAGTGCAAGTCCTGATTCAGCATTGTCCCCACTATCTCTAGCTCCTTCACCAAAGATGGGCTGCTTTTTAAGTGCACTTTGGGGTCTTTCACCAAAATTGATGGTGATTACTGAACAAGAATCGAATCATAATGGTTTTACTTTAATGGAGAGGGTCACGGAAGCCTTGAACTATTATGCTGCACTGTTTGATTGCTTGGAGTCTACTGTATCAAGAGTGTCAGTAGAGCGACAAAAGGTTGAGAAGATGCTATTTGGAGAGGAAATTAAGAACATCATTGCATGTGAGGGCACTAATAGAAAGGAGAGACATGAGAAGCTGGAGAAATGGATTTTAAGGCTTGAGATGGCAGGGTTTGGGAGAGTTCCTCTGAGCTACCATGGTATGTTGCAAGCAAGCAGGTTGTTGCAGAGCTATGGCTATGATGGATACAAGATCAAGGAAGAGAATGGATGTTTGGTTATTTGCTGGCATAGTAGACCCCTTTTCTCTATATCAGCTTGGAGATTTAGGGGTATGATTGAGAGATATTGA
- the LOC110662343 gene encoding protein trichome birefringence-like 38 produces the protein MRNFQRFCCVLFAIFMIAFSCLGLANSSSNVKWRKPNKKSNCDVYQGSWLYDESYPIYDSSACPFIRKEFDCIKYGRSDQLYLHYRWQPTACDLPRFDGQKFLESFQGKKIMFIGDSLSLNQFESLLCLLHAAVPNSNIREEKNNSFPTVIFEDYEVSIMLFHSLLLVDIEHEDMGRVLKLDSLKDGNIWKDMDVLVFNTWHWWYRRGPKQPWDFVQVGDTILKDMDRMVAFHKALTTWAKWVDSDVDTSKTHVIFQGISPSHYNGTAWNEPEVTNCSKETQPISGSNYSSGLPLALYVVEDVLSRIKKPVHLLNITTLSQLRKDAHPSSYNGFKAMDCTHWCIAGLPDTWNELLYKAVINQ, from the exons ATGCGTAACTTTCAAAGGTTCTGTTGTGTCCTTTTTGCAATTTTTATGATTGCATTTTCTTGTCTTGGTTTGGCTAACTCATCAAGCAATGTGAAGTGGAGAAAGCCGAATAAGAAGAGCAACTGTGATGTGTACCAAGGGAGTTGGCTCTACGACGAGTCGTACCCTATCTATGATTCATCTGCATGCCCTTTCATTCGCAAGGAATTTGATTGCATCAAATATGGTCGCTCTGATCAACTCTACCTTCACTACAGATGGCAGCCCACTGCCTGTGACTTGCCAAG GTTTGATGGCCAAAAATTTCTAGAGAGTTTTCAGGGGAAGAAGATTATGTTCATAGGGGACTCTTTAAGTCTAAATCAGTTTGAATCGCTATTATGCTTGCTTCATGCTGCTGTGCCTAACTCCAATATCAGGGAAGAGAAAAATAACTCTTTTCCTACTGTGATTTTCGAG GACTATGAGGTATCGATAATGTTGTTTCATTCTCTATTACTAGTAGACATTGAACATGAAGATATGGGTAGAGTTCTGAAACTTGATTCCCTCAAGGATGGCAACATATGGAAGGATATGGATGTTCTGGTTTTCAACACTTGGCACTGGTGGTACAGAAGAGGACCTAAGCAACC ATGGGATTTTGTTCAAGTTGGTGACACCATTCTTAAAGACATGGATCGTATGGTTGCTTTTCATAAAGCCTTAACAACATGGGCAAAATGGGTTGATTCTGATGTGGATACAAGTAAAACCCATGTCATTTTTCAAGGAATTTCTCCTTCCCATTACAA TGGGACAGCATGGAATGAGCCAGAAGTGACGAACTGTTCAAAGGAAACACAGCCAATAAGTGGATCGAATTACTCTAGTGGTTTGCCATTAGCATTATATGTAGTGGAAGATGTGTTGAGTAGAATCAAGAAACCAGTTCATTTGCTCAATATAACAACACTTTCACAGCTGAGAAAGGATGCACATCCAAGCTCTTATAATGGTTTTAAGGCCATGGACTGCACCCATTGGTGCATAGCCGGGCTTCCAGACACTTGGAATGAACTTCTCTATAAAGCTGTTATCAATCAATAG
- the LOC110662123 gene encoding dirigent protein 22-like, with protein sequence MASFLTYSLFTLYFILFPSIFSISQGVFYEELAQGIALKHEEKTTHLHFYFHDIVGGKNSTVVRIAGPPNSSIGNFGNTMMMDDPLTEGPQITSKMIGKAQGLYAMAAQNDFSLLMVVNYVFTEGIYNGSSISILGRNHIFDDIREMPIVGGSGAFRLAHGYALAHTVQIDMETGDAIVEYNVYVTHY encoded by the coding sequence atgGCTTCTTTTCTCACATATTCTCTCTTCACCCTCTACTTCATCTTGTTCCCATCAATTTTCTCCATTTCTCAAGGAGTTTTCTATGAAGAATTAGCCCAAGGTATAGCTCTAAAGCATGAAGAAAAGACGACGCACCTCCATTTCTACTTCCATGATATTGTTGGTGGAAAGAATTCTACTGTTGTAAGAATTGCTGGACCCCCAAATAGCAGCATTGGTAACTTTGGCAATACAATGATGATGGATGATCCATTGACTGAAGGGCCTCAGATTACTTCCAAGATGATTGGAAAAGCTCAGGGATTATATGCCATGGCTGCCCAGAATGATTTTTCGCTGTTAATGGTTGTGAATTATGTGTTTACAGAGGGCATCTATAATGGAAGCAGCATTAGCATTCTTGGGAGGAACCACATCTTTGATGATATAAGAGAGATGCCAATTGTTGGAGGCAGTGGGGCTTTTAGGCTTGCTCATGGCTATGCATTGGCACATACAGTTCAGATTGATATGGAGACTGGGGATGCTATTGTTGAATATAATGTCTATGTAACACACTACTGA